From a region of the Streptomyces venezuelae genome:
- a CDS encoding streptophobe family protein — MSRTPESSSSGGSARAWRDALVAVLAGFVVMGVVAAAGLLCAGADGLPGGAFPHVVAAVVVMAAGGSLEVSGGAGSLAGAEVSLSVVPLSVSLAGALVTGYLFLRPLHNRAVARPLELIGRAVPLVVLWLLALTGAAFLARETFGISTGDSPIGTITELLDSAPTVGFRADLPATLLYGLLWILGLLLIALLVSRRAPLPARLVRFHTALRPAAFATMLLLLAYVVLGIGVGLVVAATQGHADRTLAVILLGLPNLVWLALTLGFGGAWEGNVEGPFGLPMPQLLDQVLRGSDPSRIDVAALAEQDSRAWWLVAVAAVLLLGTGVLAAVRSPAHVRPWQHALHLGVALALATLAVCLLGRIQAQFGLSLLGIGEVDGLSGQVHLEPVLWRNVGLGLLWGAVAGFLGALLARPLHRGGRVDEPAAATRAAPD, encoded by the coding sequence GTGAGTCGGACGCCGGAATCGTCATCGTCGGGGGGCTCCGCGAGGGCATGGCGGGACGCCCTCGTCGCCGTCCTCGCGGGATTCGTGGTGATGGGCGTGGTCGCCGCCGCCGGGCTGCTGTGCGCGGGCGCCGACGGCCTTCCGGGCGGCGCGTTCCCGCATGTGGTCGCCGCGGTCGTGGTGATGGCGGCGGGCGGTTCGCTGGAGGTGTCGGGCGGTGCCGGTTCGCTGGCCGGGGCGGAGGTGAGCCTCTCGGTGGTCCCCCTCTCGGTGAGCCTGGCCGGCGCCCTCGTGACCGGCTACCTCTTCCTGCGGCCGCTGCACAACCGGGCCGTTGCCCGGCCCCTGGAACTCATCGGCCGCGCGGTCCCGTTGGTCGTGCTGTGGCTGCTGGCCCTGACCGGCGCCGCGTTCCTCGCCCGTGAGACCTTCGGCATCTCCACGGGCGACTCCCCCATCGGTACCATCACCGAACTCCTCGACTCGGCGCCCACGGTGGGCTTCCGGGCCGACCTGCCGGCCACCCTGCTGTACGGACTGCTGTGGATCCTCGGCCTGTTGCTGATCGCGCTGCTCGTCTCGCGCCGCGCCCCGCTCCCGGCCCGGCTGGTCCGCTTCCACACGGCGCTGCGGCCTGCGGCCTTCGCCACGATGCTGCTGCTCCTCGCCTACGTCGTCCTCGGCATCGGGGTCGGCCTGGTCGTGGCCGCCACCCAGGGCCATGCCGACCGGACCCTGGCCGTGATCCTGCTCGGGCTGCCGAACCTCGTCTGGCTGGCACTCACCCTGGGCTTCGGCGGCGCCTGGGAGGGCAATGTCGAGGGGCCTTTCGGGCTGCCGATGCCGCAGCTGCTGGACCAGGTCCTGCGCGGCTCCGACCCGTCCCGGATCGACGTGGCCGCGCTCGCGGAGCAGGACTCCCGGGCCTGGTGGCTGGTGGCGGTGGCCGCCGTCCTGCTGCTCGGCACGGGCGTACTGGCGGCCGTACGCTCCCCCGCCCACGTGCGCCCCTGGCAGCACGCCCTCCACCTGGGCGTGGCCCTGGCGCTGGCGACCCTGGCGGTCTGCCTGCTGGGCCGGATCCAGGCACAGTTCGGCCTCTCCCTGCTGGGGATCGGCGAGGTGGACGGCCTCAGCGGCCAGGTCCACCTGGAACCCGTGCTGTGGCGCAACGTCGGCCTCGGGCTCCTGTGGGGCGCGGTGGCCGGATTCCTGGGCGCGCTGCTGGCCCGTCCGCTGCACCGCGGCGGGCGGGTCGACGAACCGGCCGCCGCGACCCGCGCGGCGCCCGACTAG
- a CDS encoding serine/threonine-protein kinase, which translates to MTVDGERAEPVGGSPTDLRGKQIAGYLVESEIGRGGMAVVYEARDLRLDRRVALKLLAPELARNDTFRQRFAHESKVAATIEHPHIVPVFEAGEADGLLYIAMRLVEGPDLRVMLDRTGSLPVQTAARIAGQVASALDAAHAHDLVHRDVKPGNILIAPGTDRDHPEHAYLTDFGLTKKSLSLTGFTTDGQFVGTVTYVAPEQISGKPVDGRCDVYSLGCVVYEALAGEPPFQRDDDIALLWAHQYDAPPPLSSRRPGLPEEVDAVLAKALAKSPDDRWDSCLEFTGALRRAGEGAGPPTGAADEPVDGAEGGAEGAAPPELPAPPPVPPWALPVFRLRMSRGTA; encoded by the coding sequence CTGACGGTGGACGGGGAACGGGCGGAGCCCGTCGGCGGGTCCCCCACCGACCTGCGCGGGAAGCAGATCGCCGGATACCTCGTGGAGAGCGAGATCGGGCGCGGCGGCATGGCCGTGGTCTACGAGGCACGGGACCTGCGCCTCGACCGGCGGGTGGCCCTGAAGCTGCTCGCCCCCGAGCTGGCCCGGAACGACACCTTCAGGCAGCGGTTCGCCCACGAGTCGAAGGTGGCCGCGACCATCGAACACCCGCACATCGTGCCCGTCTTCGAGGCGGGGGAGGCGGACGGCCTGCTGTACATCGCCATGCGCCTCGTCGAGGGACCGGACCTGCGGGTGATGCTGGACCGGACGGGCTCGCTGCCGGTGCAGACGGCCGCGCGCATCGCGGGCCAGGTGGCCTCCGCGCTGGACGCCGCCCACGCCCACGACCTGGTCCACCGGGACGTGAAACCGGGCAACATCCTCATCGCCCCGGGCACGGACCGGGACCACCCGGAGCACGCCTACCTCACGGACTTCGGGCTGACGAAGAAGTCGCTGTCGCTGACGGGGTTCACGACCGACGGGCAGTTCGTCGGGACCGTCACCTACGTGGCGCCGGAACAGATCTCCGGAAAGCCGGTCGACGGCCGCTGCGACGTCTACAGCCTGGGCTGCGTCGTCTACGAGGCCCTCGCCGGGGAACCGCCCTTCCAGCGGGACGACGACATCGCCCTGCTGTGGGCCCACCAGTACGACGCCCCGCCACCGCTGAGCTCGCGGCGCCCCGGGCTGCCGGAGGAGGTGGACGCCGTACTCGCGAAGGCGCTGGCCAAGTCGCCGGACGACCGGTGGGACAGCTGTCTGGAGTTCACCGGTGCCCTGCGGCGGGCGGGGGAGGGTGCCGGGCCCCCGACGGGGGCGGCGGACGAGCCGGTGGACGGTGCGGAGGGCGGCGCGGAAGGCGCCGCGCCGCCCGAGCTGCCCGCCCCGCCGCCGGTCCCCCCGTGGGCGTTGCCCGTCTTCCGCCTGCGGATGTCGAGGGGGACGGCCTGA
- a CDS encoding FHA domain-containing protein, giving the protein MVQRPGVPTAPQLVLVTDWGATEMDPDRIYHVGRDPLCEICLDDARVSWHHAILRPDGDHWTLEDEGSTNGTYADGHRVHEWSVGVGTELRFGSVDDGPRAAVVGPAPPTPAPPPAPGTGRPSHVANPAMTGTFRQPTTVRPLPVRTAVRIGRAPDSDLVVDDLTVSRRHAELNALADGSYEIVDLGSHNGTYLNGAAVTRATPVTEGDLVGIGHSVFCLVGDQLQEYVDTGEVSLDVQGLTVAVDRGRKTLLDQVSFPVGAKCLLAVVGPSGAGKSTLLGALTGLRPADQGTVLYDGRDLYRDYAELRSRIGLVPQDDILHSQLTVRRALTYAAELRFPQDTAQAERRARVDEVIAELGLEQRADQPIHSLSGGQRKRVSVALELLTKPSLLFLDEPTSGLDPGMDRSVMNTLRDLADDGRTVIVVTHSVLNLEGCDRLLVLAPGGRIAYYGPPGEALDFFGFEQWPEAFEAFENQRERDWAGEYRASPLHRRHVDVAAGRAPLAAQAAYASGHPPQPPPKAQSWGSQLSTLIRRYAAVLRSDRTFLVIMVALPFVMGAMTRALAGNTLNAETALNALFILCVGGVLIGAANAVRELVKERVIYQRERSVGLSRSAYLMSKIVVLGAITVAQAVVLTLVGLAGVTINAPGGRGLFMPPLIEITLAVALLSLTAMVLGLLISALVAKEEVTMPLLVLLTIVQVVFCGSLLKLTGVPVIEQLAWFVPARWAMGAMAGTIDLGAIVPGKITQDPLFDHEAHLWLLEMGMLVVLSVLFGVLVARLLRRHEPTVMRK; this is encoded by the coding sequence ATGGTCCAGCGCCCCGGTGTGCCGACCGCGCCCCAGCTCGTCCTGGTGACCGACTGGGGCGCCACCGAGATGGATCCCGACCGGATCTACCACGTCGGTCGGGACCCCCTCTGCGAGATCTGCCTCGACGACGCCCGAGTCTCCTGGCACCACGCGATCCTGCGCCCCGACGGCGACCACTGGACGCTGGAGGACGAGGGCAGCACCAACGGCACCTACGCCGACGGCCACCGCGTCCACGAGTGGAGCGTCGGCGTCGGCACCGAACTGCGCTTCGGCAGCGTCGACGACGGGCCGCGCGCCGCCGTCGTCGGCCCCGCGCCGCCCACGCCCGCACCACCCCCCGCGCCCGGCACCGGCCGCCCCTCGCACGTCGCCAACCCGGCCATGACCGGTACCTTCCGGCAGCCGACGACCGTCCGTCCGCTGCCCGTCCGCACCGCCGTCCGGATCGGCCGCGCCCCCGACAGCGACCTCGTCGTCGACGACCTCACCGTGTCCCGCCGGCACGCCGAGCTGAACGCCCTCGCCGACGGCAGCTACGAGATCGTCGACCTCGGCAGCCACAACGGCACCTACCTCAACGGCGCAGCCGTGACCCGGGCCACCCCCGTCACCGAGGGCGACCTCGTCGGCATCGGCCACTCCGTCTTCTGCCTCGTCGGCGACCAGCTCCAGGAATACGTGGACACCGGAGAGGTCTCCCTCGACGTCCAGGGCCTCACCGTCGCCGTCGACCGCGGCCGCAAGACCCTCCTCGACCAGGTCTCCTTCCCGGTCGGCGCCAAATGCCTGCTCGCCGTCGTGGGCCCCAGCGGAGCCGGCAAGTCCACCCTCCTCGGCGCCCTGACCGGCCTGCGCCCCGCCGACCAGGGCACCGTCCTGTACGACGGCCGCGACCTCTACCGCGACTACGCCGAACTGCGCAGCCGCATCGGCCTCGTCCCGCAGGACGACATCCTGCACTCCCAGCTCACCGTCCGGCGCGCCCTCACCTACGCCGCCGAACTGCGCTTCCCGCAGGACACCGCCCAGGCCGAACGCCGGGCCCGGGTCGACGAGGTGATCGCCGAACTCGGCCTCGAACAGCGTGCCGACCAGCCCATCCACAGCCTCTCCGGCGGCCAGCGCAAACGCGTCTCCGTCGCCCTGGAACTGCTCACCAAACCCTCCCTGCTCTTCCTCGACGAGCCCACCTCCGGACTCGACCCCGGCATGGACCGCTCGGTGATGAACACGCTGCGCGACCTCGCCGACGACGGCCGCACGGTCATCGTCGTCACCCACAGCGTGCTCAACCTCGAAGGCTGCGACCGTCTCCTCGTCCTCGCGCCCGGCGGACGCATCGCCTACTACGGCCCGCCCGGCGAGGCCCTCGACTTCTTCGGCTTCGAGCAGTGGCCCGAGGCCTTCGAAGCCTTCGAGAACCAGCGGGAGCGCGACTGGGCCGGGGAGTACCGGGCCTCGCCGCTGCACCGCCGCCACGTCGACGTCGCCGCCGGCCGGGCCCCGCTCGCGGCACAGGCCGCATATGCCTCCGGCCATCCGCCGCAGCCACCGCCCAAGGCCCAGAGCTGGGGCTCCCAGCTCTCCACCCTGATCCGCCGGTACGCTGCCGTGCTCAGGTCCGACCGCACCTTCCTGGTCATCATGGTCGCGCTGCCCTTCGTCATGGGCGCCATGACCCGCGCACTGGCCGGTAACACCCTCAACGCCGAGACGGCCCTGAACGCCCTGTTCATCCTGTGCGTGGGCGGAGTCCTGATCGGCGCCGCCAACGCGGTGCGCGAACTCGTCAAGGAACGCGTCATCTACCAGCGGGAGCGTTCCGTCGGCCTGTCCCGGTCGGCCTACCTGATGTCCAAGATCGTGGTCCTCGGCGCGATCACCGTCGCCCAGGCCGTGGTCCTCACCCTCGTCGGCCTCGCGGGCGTCACCATCAACGCGCCGGGCGGCCGCGGCCTCTTCATGCCACCGCTCATCGAGATCACCCTCGCCGTCGCCCTGCTGTCCCTCACGGCGATGGTGCTCGGCCTGCTGATCTCCGCCCTGGTGGCCAAGGAGGAGGTCACCATGCCGCTGCTGGTCCTCCTCACGATCGTCCAGGTCGTCTTCTGCGGTTCCCTGCTGAAACTCACCGGCGTCCCCGTCATCGAACAGCTGGCGTGGTTCGTGCCGGCCCGGTGGGCCATGGGAGCGATGGCGGGCACCATCGACCTAGGCGCGATCGTGCCCGGCAAGATCACCCAGGACCCGCTGTTCGACCACGAGGCCCACCTGTGGCTCCTCGAAATGGGCATGCTCGTCGTCCTGTCCGTGCTGTTCGGCGTGCTGGTCGCCCGGCTGCTGCGCCGCCACGAGCCGACCGTCATGCGGAAGTAG
- a CDS encoding cation diffusion facilitator family transporter has translation MSGHDQAHDGHGHGGHGDGSAGHGHSHSHSHGPGGHSHGVAADADRRWLAIALALIGGFMAVEVVIGVMANSLALISDAAHMLTDAVSIVLALIAMRLAARPARGGFTYGLKRAEILSAQANGLTLILLAVWLAYEAVRRLADPPPVEGGLVVVTALAGIAVNVAAAWCISRANRSTLVVEGAYQHILNDLFAFIGTAVAGLIVLTTGFRQADAIATLVVVVLMLKAGYGLVRESGRILLEAAPAHVDPDAVGDRLVGHPPVTEVHDLHIWTITSGQAALSAHVLVEPAGDCHAVRRDLERLLAKEYGITHTTLQVDHAQDSLLTVGRAGGGPSDAHCAEAHGPVHRQGPHDH, from the coding sequence ATGAGCGGGCACGACCAGGCGCACGACGGCCACGGGCACGGCGGGCACGGCGACGGGTCCGCGGGCCACGGCCACAGCCACAGCCACAGCCACGGTCCCGGAGGGCACAGCCACGGCGTGGCGGCGGATGCCGACCGGCGCTGGCTGGCGATCGCGCTGGCCCTGATCGGCGGGTTCATGGCCGTCGAGGTGGTCATCGGCGTCATGGCCAACTCGCTGGCCCTGATCTCCGACGCGGCCCACATGCTGACCGACGCGGTCTCGATCGTCCTGGCGCTGATCGCCATGCGGCTGGCCGCGCGCCCCGCCCGCGGCGGCTTCACGTACGGCCTCAAGCGGGCGGAGATACTCTCCGCGCAGGCGAACGGGCTGACGCTGATCCTGCTGGCGGTCTGGCTGGCGTACGAGGCGGTGCGGCGGCTGGCGGACCCGCCGCCGGTGGAGGGCGGGCTGGTCGTGGTGACGGCGCTCGCGGGCATCGCCGTCAACGTGGCCGCGGCCTGGTGCATCTCCCGGGCGAACCGTTCCACGCTCGTCGTCGAGGGCGCCTACCAGCACATCCTGAACGACCTCTTCGCCTTCATCGGCACCGCGGTCGCCGGTCTGATCGTACTGACCACCGGTTTCCGGCAGGCGGACGCGATCGCCACGCTGGTCGTGGTGGTGCTGATGCTCAAGGCGGGGTACGGGCTGGTCCGTGAGTCCGGCCGGATCCTCCTGGAGGCCGCCCCGGCCCATGTGGACCCGGACGCGGTCGGCGACCGCCTGGTCGGGCACCCGCCCGTCACCGAGGTGCACGACCTGCACATCTGGACGATCACCTCGGGGCAGGCGGCCCTCTCCGCGCACGTGCTGGTGGAGCCCGCGGGCGACTGCCACGCGGTCCGCCGGGACCTGGAGCGGCTGCTCGCCAAGGAGTACGGGATCACGCACACCACCCTCCAGGTCGACCACGCGCAGGACTCGCTGCTCACGGTCGGCCGCGCGGGCGGAGGGCCTTCCGACGCGCACTGCGCCGAAGCGCACGGCCCGGTCCACCGGCAGGGCCCGCACGACCACTGA
- a CDS encoding NUDIX domain-containing protein: MTHKRSAGLLLFRRTGTEPGSGVEVLLGHMGGPLWAGRLTGDWAIPKGEYGPEETPRDAARREFTEEIGLPPPEGAYLPLGDVRLTSGKLVTIWAVEADLDPALMVPGTFSMEWPPHSGNVQEFPELDRVAWFAPPLAQNALMPSQLPFLERLLELLKA; the protein is encoded by the coding sequence ATGACACACAAACGCAGTGCCGGGCTGCTCCTCTTCCGGCGGACCGGTACGGAGCCGGGGTCCGGTGTCGAGGTACTCCTCGGACACATGGGCGGACCGCTCTGGGCCGGTCGGCTGACCGGTGACTGGGCCATCCCCAAGGGTGAATACGGACCGGAGGAGACTCCGAGGGACGCCGCCCGCCGCGAGTTCACCGAGGAGATCGGGCTGCCGCCGCCGGAGGGCGCGTACCTTCCGCTGGGCGACGTGCGTCTGACCAGCGGAAAGCTGGTGACCATCTGGGCGGTGGAGGCGGATCTCGACCCCGCGCTGATGGTTCCCGGGACCTTCTCGATGGAGTGGCCTCCGCACTCGGGAAACGTACAGGAGTTCCCCGAGCTGGACCGGGTGGCCTGGTTTGCTCCACCACTGGCGCAAAACGCGCTGATGCCTTCCCAACTCCCCTTTCTGGAAAGACTGTTGGAGCTCCTGAAGGCTTGA
- a CDS encoding Tm-1-like ATP-binding domain-containing protein, giving the protein MTSVVLVGTLDTKGVEYGWLREGLLRAGVEVVLVDTGIMGEPRVPADVPRDAVARAAGTELSELRSAADRGAAVTTMAGGAEATLLRLHAEGRLHGVLAIGGSGGTSIATRAMRALPLGVPKLMVSSMASGDVRPYVGSSDITMMYSVVDVAGINSISAPVLANAVAAITGMARAYARTCAEGRRPRLGAGGRPLVAASMAGVTTAGVDAARERLTELGYEVLVFHVSGTGGRTLETLAGQGVFAGVLDLTLSELADDLCGGILTAGPDRLSAAGRAGIPQVVSLGALDMVKFGPLESLPRRVRDRGVHVHNPSITVTRTTAAECAELGRRVAAKLRAANGPTAVCVPLRGLSTLGAPGGPYHDADADRALFSALREGLRGSATRLYDYDTHINDPAFGRAAADRLHAMIGAMSAAA; this is encoded by the coding sequence ATGACGAGCGTCGTGCTGGTGGGGACCTTGGACACCAAGGGTGTGGAGTACGGCTGGCTGCGCGAGGGGCTGCTGCGCGCCGGGGTCGAAGTGGTACTGGTCGACACGGGCATCATGGGCGAACCCCGGGTACCCGCCGACGTACCGCGCGACGCGGTGGCCCGGGCCGCCGGTACGGAACTGTCGGAACTGCGCAGTGCCGCCGACCGGGGTGCGGCCGTGACCACCATGGCGGGGGGCGCGGAGGCGACCCTCTTACGCCTGCACGCCGAGGGCAGGCTGCACGGGGTGCTCGCCATCGGCGGGAGCGGCGGCACCTCCATCGCCACCCGGGCCATGCGCGCCCTGCCACTGGGCGTACCGAAACTGATGGTCTCGTCCATGGCGTCCGGGGACGTCCGCCCCTACGTGGGCTCCTCGGACATCACGATGATGTACAGCGTGGTGGACGTCGCGGGGATCAACAGCATCTCCGCACCGGTCCTGGCGAACGCCGTGGCGGCGATCACCGGGATGGCCCGGGCCTACGCCCGCACCTGCGCGGAGGGCCGTCGGCCCCGGCTGGGCGCGGGCGGCCGTCCCCTGGTCGCGGCGAGCATGGCGGGCGTGACCACGGCCGGGGTGGACGCGGCGCGCGAGCGGCTGACGGAGCTCGGCTACGAGGTGCTGGTCTTCCACGTCAGTGGCACCGGCGGCCGCACCCTGGAGACCCTGGCCGGCCAGGGGGTCTTCGCGGGCGTCCTCGACCTCACCCTCAGCGAGCTCGCCGACGACCTGTGCGGGGGGATCCTCACCGCGGGTCCGGACCGGCTCAGCGCGGCCGGGCGGGCCGGGATCCCGCAGGTGGTGAGCCTGGGGGCGCTGGACATGGTGAAGTTCGGCCCGCTGGAGAGCCTGCCCCGGCGGGTCCGCGACCGGGGCGTCCACGTCCACAATCCGTCCATCACGGTGACCCGTACGACCGCGGCCGAATGCGCGGAGCTGGGCCGCCGGGTCGCCGCGAAGCTGCGCGCGGCGAACGGCCCCACGGCGGTGTGCGTCCCGCTCCGTGGACTGTCCACGCTCGGCGCGCCGGGCGGGCCTTACCATGACGCCGACGCGGACCGGGCCTTGTTCTCGGCGCTGCGCGAGGGTCTGCGGGGCAGTGCCACGAGGCTCTACGACTACGACACGCACATCAACGATCCGGCCTTCGGCCGGGCGGCGGCCGACCGGCTGCACGCCATGATCGGCGCCATGTCGGCCGCGGCCTGA
- a CDS encoding serine/threonine-protein kinase — MKDTRAAWSVPGYTEVRELGSGGSGRVVLAVHDGTGTPVAVKYLSDRLRRDPAFVGEFRAEARLLGGLETPYVVRLYEYVEASGGAAIVMELVDGISLRALLKQSGRADAEAALVVLKGSLLGLAAAHRAGVVHRDYKPENVLVAPDGSSKLVDFGIAANRGSTPGVAGTPAYMAPEQWQGRPASPAADVYAATATFFECLTGRKPYDGENFAELAVQHIEAPVPETEAPEPVRPLIRRGLAKAPEQRPENAEAFVAELEGVALAAYGPGWEERGQRKLAALAALLPLLFPSAGGPAAGTTAFATTTVPSGSGWAPGRRGWLAAGVSLVLGTVLVLTTDAIGAAPDAASAVSAFATTSAAPPGSASPSPSPVDSASPSPTPSPSASASPSPSASVSASTSPTASPSWSTSPTPKPTVSWPPTPTPTPTPTPTLKVSDVAVSLRTGVYRGDATISVATEGTGSVTVTVEWFLGRTQGSYSVRDGMESFEMQAGSAPRTLSHPFTKGNGCYGGVRVTTRPTAGNKSASASQYLLRCTEQEVPR; from the coding sequence ATGAAGGACACGCGGGCGGCATGGTCGGTCCCCGGTTACACCGAGGTCCGTGAGCTCGGTTCGGGCGGCAGCGGCCGCGTGGTGCTCGCCGTCCACGACGGCACGGGCACCCCGGTCGCGGTGAAGTACCTCAGCGACCGGCTGCGCCGGGATCCCGCGTTCGTCGGCGAGTTCCGGGCCGAGGCCCGCCTCCTGGGCGGGCTGGAGACCCCGTACGTGGTCAGGCTGTACGAGTACGTGGAGGCGTCCGGCGGCGCGGCCATCGTCATGGAACTGGTGGACGGCATCTCCCTGCGCGCGCTGCTGAAGCAGTCCGGGCGGGCGGATGCCGAGGCCGCGCTGGTGGTCCTCAAGGGTTCCCTGCTGGGGCTCGCGGCGGCGCACCGGGCGGGCGTCGTCCACCGGGACTACAAGCCGGAGAACGTGCTGGTCGCACCGGACGGCTCGTCGAAGCTGGTGGACTTCGGGATCGCGGCGAACCGGGGCAGCACACCCGGCGTGGCCGGAACCCCCGCCTACATGGCGCCCGAGCAGTGGCAGGGCCGGCCGGCCTCGCCCGCGGCCGACGTGTACGCGGCGACGGCCACCTTCTTCGAGTGCCTCACCGGCCGCAAGCCCTACGACGGGGAGAACTTCGCCGAGCTGGCCGTCCAGCACATCGAGGCGCCGGTACCGGAGACCGAGGCGCCCGAACCCGTACGTCCGCTGATCCGGCGCGGCCTCGCGAAGGCGCCCGAGCAGCGGCCGGAGAACGCCGAGGCGTTCGTGGCCGAGCTGGAGGGCGTGGCGCTGGCCGCGTACGGGCCCGGGTGGGAGGAGCGCGGGCAGCGGAAGCTGGCGGCGCTGGCCGCCCTGCTGCCACTGCTGTTCCCCTCGGCGGGCGGCCCGGCGGCGGGAACCACGGCGTTCGCCACGACCACGGTGCCCAGTGGTTCCGGCTGGGCGCCGGGGCGCCGCGGATGGCTCGCGGCGGGTGTGTCGCTGGTGCTGGGGACCGTACTCGTCCTGACGACGGACGCGATCGGGGCGGCCCCGGACGCGGCTTCGGCGGTGAGTGCCTTCGCCACGACGAGCGCGGCGCCGCCCGGCTCGGCCTCGCCGAGCCCGAGTCCGGTGGACTCCGCCTCCCCTTCGCCGACTCCGAGCCCCTCGGCGTCGGCGAGCCCCTCGCCGTCCGCGTCCGTGTCCGCGTCCACGTCTCCCACGGCCTCTCCGTCGTGGTCGACGAGTCCGACCCCGAAGCCGACCGTGAGCTGGCCGCCCACACCGACCCCGACACCGACGCCCACACCGACGCTGAAGGTCTCGGACGTCGCCGTGTCGCTCAGGACCGGGGTCTACCGGGGCGACGCGACCATCTCGGTCGCCACCGAGGGCACCGGTTCGGTGACCGTGACGGTGGAGTGGTTCCTGGGCAGGACACAGGGCTCCTACTCCGTCCGCGACGGCATGGAGTCGTTCGAGATGCAGGCGGGCTCGGCGCCCAGGACCCTGTCCCACCCCTTCACCAAGGGCAACGGCTGCTACGGCGGGGTCCGCGTCACCACCAGGCCCACCGCCGGGAACAAGTCCGCGTCGGCCTCGCAGTACCTGCTGCGCTGCACGGAGCAGGAGGTGCCCCGATGA
- a CDS encoding DUF6191 domain-containing protein yields the protein MGFVVFMTLPGLALVLTAMAFLDLALVRAGRAGLLPWRWNGRQGQMSATGFEQLHASFSPGKQNELKERQSALVMRDDEEDGAPPRTRVDLDGGLAVIRLPGRREAV from the coding sequence ATGGGCTTCGTCGTCTTCATGACCCTTCCCGGTCTGGCTCTGGTGCTCACCGCCATGGCCTTCCTCGACCTGGCACTGGTCCGCGCGGGCCGCGCCGGGCTGCTGCCCTGGCGCTGGAACGGCCGCCAGGGGCAGATGTCCGCCACCGGCTTCGAGCAGCTGCACGCCAGCTTCTCGCCCGGCAAGCAGAACGAGCTCAAGGAGCGGCAGAGCGCCCTGGTCATGCGCGACGACGAGGAGGACGGCGCACCGCCGCGTACCCGGGTCGACCTCGACGGCGGACTCGCCGTCATCCGGCTGCCCGGAAGGCGTGAGGCCGTCTAG
- a CDS encoding ATP-binding protein, translated as MNWLIHDYRESDLAAVVHLIDTTAELGQESVFSLAECIGALTDRQPCVVAVHQGVPIGAALACVTGERAWVMRIAIAAGWRGRGLASALLVELERRLIAARVGRIAYVLPEEDMLGEGLLNAGYTRQPAVAYFEKTEPLHGPAAGLLDDLGGRFLPNDLWAKVAGMEKEKDLIERRVVLPLAEPERAASHGVRPPRAITLFGPPGTGKTTFARAVASRLGWPFVELLPSRLADEGNLAAALRDAFARIAELERVLVFIDEVEEIAPVRTEPAQPGGIHGVTNELLKLIPGFREGDERLLVCATNSIRSLDPAFLRPGRFDYLIPIGTPDAGARAAIWSRYTARRPDVDVNALVAATELFTPADIEHAARIAAQASFERDLEAVGARGAAAAQLGATTEDHLAAVRQCRPTVTPAMTGAFEADITAHARF; from the coding sequence GTGAACTGGCTCATCCACGACTACCGCGAGAGCGATCTCGCAGCGGTGGTCCATCTGATCGACACCACGGCCGAACTCGGCCAGGAGTCCGTCTTCTCCCTCGCCGAGTGCATCGGCGCGCTGACCGACCGCCAGCCCTGCGTGGTCGCCGTCCACCAGGGCGTCCCCATCGGCGCCGCGCTCGCCTGCGTCACCGGCGAACGGGCCTGGGTCATGCGCATCGCGATCGCGGCCGGCTGGCGCGGCCGGGGCCTGGCCAGCGCCCTGCTCGTGGAACTGGAGCGACGGCTCATCGCCGCGCGCGTCGGCCGCATCGCCTACGTCCTGCCCGAGGAGGACATGCTCGGCGAGGGCCTCCTGAACGCCGGATACACCCGGCAGCCCGCCGTCGCCTACTTCGAGAAGACCGAGCCGCTGCACGGACCCGCGGCGGGCCTCCTCGACGACCTCGGTGGCCGCTTCCTCCCGAACGACCTCTGGGCCAAGGTCGCCGGGATGGAGAAGGAGAAGGACCTCATCGAACGGCGTGTGGTCCTGCCGCTCGCCGAGCCCGAGCGGGCCGCCTCGCACGGAGTGCGGCCGCCGCGTGCCATCACCCTCTTCGGCCCGCCCGGCACCGGCAAGACCACCTTCGCCCGGGCCGTCGCCTCCCGGCTCGGCTGGCCCTTCGTGGAACTGCTGCCCTCCCGCCTCGCCGACGAGGGCAACCTGGCCGCCGCGCTGCGCGACGCGTTCGCCCGGATCGCCGAACTGGAGCGCGTACTGGTCTTCATCGACGAGGTCGAGGAGATCGCACCGGTGCGCACCGAGCCCGCGCAGCCCGGCGGGATCCACGGGGTGACCAACGAGCTGCTGAAGCTGATACCGGGCTTCCGGGAGGGCGACGAGCGGCTGCTCGTGTGCGCCACCAACTCCATCCGGTCCCTCGACCCGGCCTTCCTGCGGCCCGGGCGCTTCGACTACCTCATCCCGATCGGCACCCCGGACGCCGGCGCGCGCGCCGCCATCTGGTCCCGCTACACGGCCCGCCGCCCGGACGTCGACGTGAACGCCCTGGTGGCGGCCACCGAACTGTTCACGCCGGCCGACATCGAGCACGCGGCGCGCATCGCGGCGCAGGCGTCCTTCGAGCGGGACCTGGAGGCGGTCGGCGCGCGGGGCGCGGCGGCCGCGCAGCTGGGTGCGACCACGGAGGACCACCTGGCGGCGGTCCGGCAGTGCCGGCCGACGGTGACCCCGGCGATGACGGGCGCGTTCGAGGCGGACATCACCGCGCACGCCCGGTTCTGA